One genomic region from Cucumis melo cultivar AY chromosome 9, USDA_Cmelo_AY_1.0, whole genome shotgun sequence encodes:
- the LOC103498105 gene encoding ABC transporter B family member 26, chloroplastic-like: protein MDIAYQNLRSSFPPYLPPPEFSPTSGFKLTKKLHFPIMISTNCRRNEFKSSSYRVRNSSLMLQYTAPENDGNGDENFKSFGHWVHVPLSLFPGVSSSWWNLTEDKQVLIGAAKPITVYLALRRMWKLVWDSNRWVLLVAFGALTMAAISEISMPNILAESIFSASRGKTVGFARKFQLLVILSMTSGICSGLRSGCFGLANIILVKHLRKLLHSAILFQDISFFDKEMVGNLTSRLGADCQQLAHVIGNNINLITRNALQATGALAYLLTLSWPLAISTLVICSVLSAIFLLYSRYVMRTAKLTQEFTACAHEVARESLTLVKTIRIYGTERKEVGRYKQWLDRLAFISTRESAANGLWNMSFSTLYRSTQVFAVLLGGIAILSGQTSAEQLTKYVLYCEWLIYATWRITDHLSSLLYSIAASETVFQLMDLLPSEQFLSKGVKLPELMGHIQFVNVSFHYHLRDMLLEHINITIRANEVVALVGPSGCGKSTLVNLLLCLYEPTNGQIFIDGIPLWELDIRWLREKIGYVGQEPNLFHMDIKSNIRYGCPMNTTQEDIELAAKQACAHEFISSFPNGYDTIVDDNLLSGGQKQRIAIARAILRNPAILILDEATSALDSESEHFVKDTIFELKDNRGGPKTIIVIAHRLSTIVAADKIFVMDRGQVIEIGNHEELLSKDGYYARLVKVHNNMFTSISSQHPD, encoded by the exons ATGGATATTGCCTACCAGAATCTTCGCAGTTCCTTTCCTCCCTACCTTCCACCGCCGGAGTTTTCTCCGACGTCTGGTTTTAAGCTCACAAAGAAGCTTCATTTCCCGATTATGATTTCTACCAATTGTAGAAGGAACGAGTTTAAAAGCTCGAGCTATCGAGTGCGGAATTCTTCTTTGATGCTCCAATATACGGCGCCTGAAAATGATGGAAATGGAGACGAAAACTTTAAGTCGTTTGGACATTGGGTTCATGTTCCGCTTTCGTTGTTTCCTGGTGTTAGTTCTAGTTGGTGGAACTTAACTGAGGATAAGCAAGTGCTAATTGGAGCTGCGAAGCCGATCACGGTTTATTTAGCTCTTCGTCGGATGTGGAAATTGGTTTGGGATAGTAATCGGTGGGTTCTCCTCGTTGCTTTTGGAGCTCTAACAATGGCTGCG ATTTCTGAAATTTCCATGCCGAACATCTTGGCAGAATCTATCTTTTCTGCTAGCCGTGGCAAGACTGTTGGATTCGCTAGAAAATTCCAGCTCTTAGTCATTCTTTCTATGACATCCGGGATATGCAG CGGACTGCGAAGTGGCTGCTTTGGACTCGCAAATATAATCTTG GTTAAACATCTGAGGAAGCTTCTGCACTCAGCTATTCTTTTTCAG GATATATCCTTCTTTGACAAAGAGATGGTTGGTAATTTGACAAGCAGACTTGGAGCAGATTGTCAACAATTGGCTCATGTAATTGGAAATAATATCAATTTGATTACACGAAATGCTCTTCAG GCTACTGGTGCATTGGCCTATTTGCTGACATTATCTTGGCCTCTTGCAATATCTACGCTGGTCATATGTTCTGTTCTATCAGCAATCTTTCTACTTTATAGCCG GTATGTAATGAGAACAGCCAAGCTGACCCAAGAATTCACTGCTTGTGCTCATGAA GTTGCACGTGAATCACTTACTCTGGTGAAAACCATCAGGATCTATGGTACTGAAAGAAAAGAAGTTGGAAG ATACAAGCAATGGTTGGACAGGTTAGCCTTTATAAGTACTCGAGAAAGTGCAGCAAATGGATTGTGGAATATGAGTTTCAGTACCCTGTATAGGTCAACTCAG GTTTTTGCAGTACTTCTAGGAGGAATAGCTATTCTGAGTGGTCAGACATCAGCTGAGCAGCTTACAAAGTATGTCTTGTACTGCGAGTGGTTGATTTATGCAACATGGAGGATCACAGATCATCTATCATCTTTGCTATATTCAATTGCAGCAAGTGAAACAGTCTTCCAATTAATGGATCTCTTGCCTAGTGAGCAATTTTTATCCAAAG GAGTGAAGTTGCCAGAGTTAATGGGACATATTCAGTTTGTGAACGTGTCTTTTCATTATCATCTTAGG GACATGCTTCTGGAACATATAAATATTACCATACGGGCAAATGAAGTAGTAGCACTC GTTGGACCTAGTGGCTGCGGTAAAAGCACTCTAGTCAATCTTTTGCTCTGTCTTTATGAACCAACCAATGGTCAG ATTTTTATTGATGGTATTCCTCTGTGGGAATTGGATATTAGGTGGCTAAGAGAGAAGATTGGATATGTTGGACAG GAACCCAATCTCTTCCACATGGACATCAAGTCAAATATTAGATATGGCTGTCCTATGAATACTACGCAAGAAGATATAGAATTGGCTGCAAAGCAAGCATGTGCTCATGAATTTATCTCATCTTTCCCCAATGGCTATGATACCATTGTTGATGATAATCTACTTAGTGGAGGTCAAAAGCAACGGATTGCTATAGCAAGGGCTATTCTTAGAAACCCTGCTATTTTAATTCTTGATGAAGCCACCAGTGCTCTGGATTCTGAAAGTGAACATTTTGTCAAG GACACTATTTTTGAACTAAAAGATAATCGAGGTGGACCAAAAACTATCATTGTGATAGCTCATAG GCTTTCTACCATAGTTGCTGCAGACAAGATATTTGTAATGGATAGAGGTCAGGTCATTGAG ATCGGTAACCACGAGGAGCTCCTCAGCAAAGATGGGTACTATGCTCGATTGGTCAAAGTACATAACAATATGTTTACTTCAATCTCTAGTCAACATCCGGATTGA